AGTCGAGTTTTTTGGTCAAGTTCATCACAATGGTTCTCTGTTGGCGCTAGATGATAAATATTATGGTCATATAGAACAGTTTAATTACGTAGAAACACGTACTTTTATTAAAGCGGTTAAAAGTAGATTGCCTGAGTATCAGGCGGTATTTGAAAAATATAGCCAAGAAATCGATTGGCGATTACTGGCAGCAATTAGCTATCAAGAATCTCATTGGAGACCTCATGCTCGCTCGCATACCGGTGTACGAGGTATGATGATGTTAACCTTGGCTACGGCTAAACAAATGGGTATAAAAAGCCGTTTAGATGCAGAGCAAAGTATTCGAGGGGGCAGTAAATATTTCAGGCGTATGATAGCTAAAATGCCAGATAGAATTCCAAACCCAGATCGTATTTGGTTTGCGTTAGCGTCTTATAATGTTGGTTTTGGCCACTTAAATGATGCACGTATTATCACGCAACAGCAAGGAGGAGATCCTGACCGTTGGGTGGAGGTAAAGTCTCGCTTACCATTATTACAACAAAAGAAATACTATAAAAACACAAGGTATGGTTACGCTCGAGGGACCGAACCTGTGCATTATGTAGATAATATTCGCCGTTATTACGACACGCTAACTTGGTTAGATGATAAGTCACAAGAAGCTATAGAAGCCGCTGAAGATGCTGAAGTACTTGAAGCAATAGAGCAAGAATTAGAGCAAGTTACTAGCGAGTAACTATTCGTATTCTATATAGTTAAGAAGGATTGGTGAAACTAATTCTCAGAGATACCTTAAAAAGCATTCATTAATCCGTTTTATATAATGCATAGTTTCCATCTCAATAATTGACTTTATTGACCATGCTGCAACAATCGCACTTTATTTCATTGAACTACTGCAACACATTTACGGGTTATTAAAAGGTGTGTTTTGCTGCTTTCCTCTATACAAAGTAGACAAGCTCATTAAGTCAATAGGGCTGAGCCAAAAGCCTCTTTTTGGTGCGCTTTGCCCTACAAAGAGGAACACCGAAATATTAATCGCTCTATTTATACATATAGATGAGATGGAAAAAGCACTTGTTGTTCACGTCAAAAAAAGCCTCTAAGGGACGGTGTCGCGCAATAATTGTTTATAATTTCCCTAAGCATCCCATCCACTAAACCGATAAAGTCAATAATTTACCCATCATAAAATGCTTAACATACTTATAAGAATTAAATCCTATTGCATAAGTAGAGTAATGGCTAAAGTAAAATTCTAAACAACGACTAACCGAAATTTATTTATTTTTTGTCATTGTTATGATTTTAAAACGACATAGCATTGTTCGTTTGATTAAAATACTGCTCACATTAATCTTATTATTTTGATAAGCGGAGCTGATTTTTATGTTTATTTTATTTTTTAATAAGAGTTTTTTATATCAAAATGGAATAGAAATTGCTTTAATACTGACCGAATGGTCAACAATTTTATCAGCGGAGTGCGTGTTGATATTTGTTGTCATTATATTGAAATAAAAAAATAAGATAATAATATTGAAATACAAAAATTAACAGTTGACCGAATGGTTATAAAATTATTAGCCAAGTACATGCTCAAATTTTTTGTCATTATATTGACATAAAAAACTAAGGTGATTGTACTCAAATTCAAAAACTAAGTGTTGAGCGCAGGCTTACATTATAAGGGAAAACTATGAAATATAAATCTTCAGCGCTACTCGCGTTGATAATAACATCTTCAGTCCAGGCAAGTGATCTTGTCATTACTGGCGTTATCGATGGACCGTTATCAGGGGGAACCCCTAAGGCGGTAGAAATTTTTGTTCTTAACGATATAGCTGACTTATCAGCATGTGGTTTAGGCTCAGCTAATAATGGTGGAGGGTCTGACGGACAAGAATATACTTTTAATAGTGGTCCAGCGACAGCGGGCAGTTATATTTACATTTCGAGCGAGAGTACTAATTTCGAAGCTTATCTAGGATTCCAACCTACCGATACAGCTGGAGCAATGGTTATAAACGGTGATGACAGTGTTGAACTGTTTTGCGATGGCGTTGTTGTGGATACCTTTGGTGATATCAACGTAGATGGTAACGGTGAGGCTTGGGAGTACCTTGATGGCTGGGCTTACCGTACTGCTAATACAGGCCCAGATGGAGTAACATTTGTTCTTGGTAGTTGGTCGTTTAGTGGCGCAAATGCCCTTGATGGTGAAGCTTCAAACGCTTCAGCAACCTCTGTATTTCCTCTTAAAAATTTTGCTGACGGTGAAAATAGCGAAGATGAAGACACTGGTACTGTAGATTCAAATGTTATCAGTGGTAGTGTTTGTACAAACTGTCCAAATGTTCCTAAAATTAAAGACGCTAGTCTTTTTGATGCCACTAGTTATTATGCTGCAGCACAAGCAGAAATTAATTTTAACTCTTCTGTATCGACTATAAAGTTAGTCTTAAGTGATATCATTGCAACTGATCATAAAAACTTATCTTATTCAGATGTCTGGACAGCATTAACTTATACAGATGAAGATCCAACCAATACTGATAACGTTATTTTATGGTATAGCAACCGTTCACAAGGCAAGGCAACGAACGGTAGTGGTGCTGCTAGTTCTGATCCTGATAATTGGAATCGTGAGCACTCGTGGGCTAAAAGCCATGGTTTTCCAAGCGATTCTTTTGAAGCTTACACAGATATTCATCATTTGAGACCAACAGATATTAGTATTAATAGTTCTCGCGGTAACTTAGATTTTGATAACAGTGATAGCCCTCTTGCTGAAAGCCCAATTAATAGTGTTGATAGTGATTCTTTTGAACCAAGAGATGACATCAAGGGTGATGTTGCCCGAATGATGTTCTATATGGACACGCGTTATGAAGGTACTGGCTCTGATTCTACGCCAGATTTAGAGCTAGTTAATCGTATAACGACTACAAGTGAAAGCAAGTTAGGCTTGTTATGCACATTAGTCGCTTGGAATGCAGCGGATCCTATCGATGCGTCTGAAGAGTTACGTAATAGCCGTATTTATGAGCTACAAGGTAACAGAAACCCTTATATTGATAATCCTGCTTGGGTTGAAGTGATTTACCCTTCGGCCGGTTGTGGAGTTGATAGCAGCGATGACGGAACAGATGACGGAACAGATGACGGTGATGAAGGAACTGATACTGGCACTGTAGTTTCTAGTGATATAATTATCAGCGGTGTGATCGATGGCTCTTTAAGTGGCGGCATACCAAAAGCAATTGAATTACATATCGTTAACGATATCGCTGATTTAAGTGTATGTGGTCTTGGCTCTGCTAACAATGGTGGTGGCTCAGATGGTCAAGAGTTCACATTTGATGCAGTTTCGGCTAGCGCAGGTGACTTTATCTATGTGGCATCTGAAACAACAGGGTTTAATACTTTCTTTGGTTTTTCCCCTGATTATACTGCTGGAATGGCTGCTATCAATGGTGATGATGCCGTTGAACTCTATTGTAATGATGAAGTTGTAGATACCTTTGGTGATATCAACGTAGATGGTAACGGTGAAGCATGGGAGTACCTTGATGGTTGGGCTTACCGTAATGCTAATACAGGTCCTGATGGTAGTGATTTTGTATTAGCCAACTGGACTTTTAGCGGTCCTAATGCGCTAGATGGAGCAAGCGCTAATTCGTCAACAGACTTAGCTTTTCCAATTGGGACTTTCTATGTTGATGAAAAACTTGTTATTACTGGTGTAGCAGATGCTTCGTTATCTGGTGGCACGCCAAAAGTGATTGAATTCTATGCCGCGACAGACATTGAAGATTTGAGTATATTCGGTTTTGGCTCGGCTAATAATGGTGGCGGCTCTGATGGCCAAGAGTACACTTTCTCTGGTTCAGCAAGTAAAGGCGATTATATATATATCGCGTCAGAAAGCACAAACTTCGAAGTTTTCTTTGGTTTTGCTCCAACTGATACCACCAGTGTTGCTGGCATAAATGGTGATGATGCTGTTGAGCTGTTTAAAAATGGCGAAGTTGTTGATGTATTTGGTGATATCAACACCGACGGTAATGGTGAAGCATGGGAGTACCTTGATGGCTGGGCATATCGTGTTTCTGGTACTGGCCCTGATGGCGCTACTTTCACGCTAGAAAATTGGTCTTTTAGTGGTATTAACGTTTTAGATGGTCAAAGTACGAATGATACAGCTACAACGCCTTTCCCAATAGCTTCTTTTTCTGGCAACGGAGCTGGAACTGGTGATGGCGGTGATGATAATGGTTCAACAGTATCTATTGGTATGTGTGCAGATGAAGCGACGCTTATTAGTGCTGTTCAAGGTAATGGCTTTATTTCTCCTTTAGTGGATGAAACTATTCTTGTTGAAGGGATTGTTAGTGCGTCGTTTTCTGAATTAACGGGGTTCTTTGTACAAGAAGAAGTAGCTGACATGGATACTGATAGCTTAACATCAGAGGGTATATTTGTTTATTATGAAGGCGTATTACCAACAGTTGGTGATGTAGTCCGAGTAGTAGGTGATGTCGCTGAGTATTATGAAAGAACTCAGATCGTAGCAACAGAAATATTAACAGGTTGTGGAACGGATTCAGCTATTGCAGTTTCATTGAGTTTACCTTTTTCTTCGAGCGAAGAAGTAGAATCGTTAGAAGGTATGCTTGTTTCAAGTGCACAAAACTTGGTTGTAACAGATAATTACTATTTATCTCGATATGGCGAAGCGACTTTATCGTCAAAACGTTTGTATAATCCTACTAATTTATATAGCCCAGGTTCAGTTGAAGCTGTCGCGCTTGAAGCTGCTAATGCTTTAGATAAAATCATTCTAGATGATGGTGTAAATGGTTCTAATCCTGAATCTGTTCCATACCCTACAGGTGGTTTGTCAGCGGGTAATAGCTTACGCTCTGGGGATACTGTTTTATCGCTAACAGGTGTTATGGATTATAGTTTTGATAAGTATAGAGTGATTCCAACTGCCTCACCTAGCTTTGCGACAACGAATGTTCGTGAAAGTGAGCCTAGTTTGAGTTTAGGTAATCTTAAAGTGGCTAGCTTAAATGTGCTTAACTACTTCGTAACGCTCGATGATGGTGCTGTGTTATGTGGCCCTAGTGCAAGCTTAGATTGCCGTGGTGCAAATGATGCTGTTGAGTTTGAACGTCAAAAAGCTAAAACAGTATCGGCAATTGTTGCAATGGATGCTGATGTTGTCGGCTTAATGGAAATCGAAAACAATGGTTTCGGTACAGGATCAGCAATTGCTGATTTGGTTTCAGCAATTAATGATGTTGTCGGGACTGATACCTATTCAATTGTTGACCCGGGGACCACTGTGGGCACTGATGCTATTACCGTAGCGCTTATTTATAAGTCGAGTGTTGTCACTTTGAATGGAGCATTAAAAATTCTAGATAGTAGTAATTCTATCTCTGATGAAGACGGTGCGTTGTTTGTTGATACTAAGAATCGTCCAGCTTTAGCTCAAGAGTTTTCTCTGGTTGAAAATGGCGAAGCATTTGTTGTTAGTGTTAACCATTTTAAATCTAAAGGCTCAAGTTGTGGTGCTAGCGATGATGATACAACTACTGGTCAAGGTAGCTGTAATTTAACTCGTACACGTGCTGCTCAGGCGCTAAGTGCCTTCCTAGATACTCAATTCCCTGATACAGCTACTTTAATCATTGGTGATTTGAATTCTTATGCGAAAGAAGATCCTATCAGTGCACTAGAGCAGTCAGGTTATACCAACCTAGTAAACTATTTTGGTGGCGCTACCGCTTATTCTTATTCTTTTGATGGTCAAGTGGGATATTTAGACCATGCATTAGGAAATAATAAAGCATTAGCCAAAGTAGTTGACGTTACTGAGTGGCACATTAACGCTGATGAACCTATCGCACTTGATTACAATATTGAATTTAAGGCTGATGCACATATAACTGATTTCTATGCAGCTGATGCGTATCGTATGTCTGATCATGACCCTGTTGTGATTGCCCTGCAGTTTGATGCAGTTGTTGATGAAACTCCAGAGACTAACGCAGATGTGAATCAAGATGGTAGTGTTGATTTTTCTGACTACATGGCCATTATCGGTATGCTTGGTAGCGTGACTGGTGATACTAACTTTGATGCTATTGCTGATTTCGATGAAGATGGTGCCATTAGTGCTGCTGATCTTCAGGTTTGGTATCAGTTATATATAAATCAATAAAAAATAAAAATAGGCGACTTCGTTAAACGAAGTCGCTATTCATTTCAATTTTAAATAGAGATATACGATGAAAAATTTAATTACTAATAACAAAATATTCCGTTCTTTGACACTTGCTACTCTATTGTTAATGAGCGCTTTTAGTGCACAAGCTGGCTTAATATTGTCTTTTAGCGAGCCTGATGTAGAGGTCCAAGTGAATAATACTTTTACTCT
The sequence above is a segment of the Colwellia sp. 20A7 genome. Coding sequences within it:
- a CDS encoding ExeM/NucH family extracellular endonuclease, which gives rise to MKYKSSALLALIITSSVQASDLVITGVIDGPLSGGTPKAVEIFVLNDIADLSACGLGSANNGGGSDGQEYTFNSGPATAGSYIYISSESTNFEAYLGFQPTDTAGAMVINGDDSVELFCDGVVVDTFGDINVDGNGEAWEYLDGWAYRTANTGPDGVTFVLGSWSFSGANALDGEASNASATSVFPLKNFADGENSEDEDTGTVDSNVISGSVCTNCPNVPKIKDASLFDATSYYAAAQAEINFNSSVSTIKLVLSDIIATDHKNLSYSDVWTALTYTDEDPTNTDNVILWYSNRSQGKATNGSGAASSDPDNWNREHSWAKSHGFPSDSFEAYTDIHHLRPTDISINSSRGNLDFDNSDSPLAESPINSVDSDSFEPRDDIKGDVARMMFYMDTRYEGTGSDSTPDLELVNRITTTSESKLGLLCTLVAWNAADPIDASEELRNSRIYELQGNRNPYIDNPAWVEVIYPSAGCGVDSSDDGTDDGTDDGDEGTDTGTVVSSDIIISGVIDGSLSGGIPKAIELHIVNDIADLSVCGLGSANNGGGSDGQEFTFDAVSASAGDFIYVASETTGFNTFFGFSPDYTAGMAAINGDDAVELYCNDEVVDTFGDINVDGNGEAWEYLDGWAYRNANTGPDGSDFVLANWTFSGPNALDGASANSSTDLAFPIGTFYVDEKLVITGVADASLSGGTPKVIEFYAATDIEDLSIFGFGSANNGGGSDGQEYTFSGSASKGDYIYIASESTNFEVFFGFAPTDTTSVAGINGDDAVELFKNGEVVDVFGDINTDGNGEAWEYLDGWAYRVSGTGPDGATFTLENWSFSGINVLDGQSTNDTATTPFPIASFSGNGAGTGDGGDDNGSTVSIGMCADEATLISAVQGNGFISPLVDETILVEGIVSASFSELTGFFVQEEVADMDTDSLTSEGIFVYYEGVLPTVGDVVRVVGDVAEYYERTQIVATEILTGCGTDSAIAVSLSLPFSSSEEVESLEGMLVSSAQNLVVTDNYYLSRYGEATLSSKRLYNPTNLYSPGSVEAVALEAANALDKIILDDGVNGSNPESVPYPTGGLSAGNSLRSGDTVLSLTGVMDYSFDKYRVIPTASPSFATTNVRESEPSLSLGNLKVASLNVLNYFVTLDDGAVLCGPSASLDCRGANDAVEFERQKAKTVSAIVAMDADVVGLMEIENNGFGTGSAIADLVSAINDVVGTDTYSIVDPGTTVGTDAITVALIYKSSVVTLNGALKILDSSNSISDEDGALFVDTKNRPALAQEFSLVENGEAFVVSVNHFKSKGSSCGASDDDTTTGQGSCNLTRTRAAQALSAFLDTQFPDTATLIIGDLNSYAKEDPISALEQSGYTNLVNYFGGATAYSYSFDGQVGYLDHALGNNKALAKVVDVTEWHINADEPIALDYNIEFKADAHITDFYAADAYRMSDHDPVVIALQFDAVVDETPETNADVNQDGSVDFSDYMAIIGMLGSVTGDTNFDAIADFDEDGAISAADLQVWYQLYINQ